In Cydia fagiglandana chromosome 9, ilCydFagi1.1, whole genome shotgun sequence, a single window of DNA contains:
- the LOC134667724 gene encoding uncharacterized protein LOC134667724: MVTMVRLEVLYEKWSERLEIPGASRDLVAAVRPVLKEWVECKHGVPSFHLTQLLTGHGCFGWYLCERVGREPTTVCHHCDGRAVDTAQHTREICPAWAEPRAALAAAVGGDLSLPALIRRMISSEEAWAAVASFSVTVLTQKEAAERSREDDANSLPQRRRRPGRRRRAFAARIMPP, encoded by the exons atggtaaccatg gttagattagaGGTGCTCTATGAAAAGTGGTCGGAGCGTCTGGAGATCCCGGGAGCTAGCCGGGACCTGGTGGCCGCTGTTCGGCCTGTCCTGAAAGAATGGGTCGAATGCAAGCACGGTGTACCCTCCTTCCACCTCACACAGCTCCTGACGGGGCACGGCTGCTTCGGCTGGTACCTGTGTGAGAGGGTGGGAAGAGAGCCGACGACAGTGTGCCACCATTGTGATGGAAGAGCCGTGGACACGGCCCAACACACGCGCGAGATATGCCCTGCGTGGGCGGAGCCTCGCGCTGCTCTGGCCGCGGCTGTGGGAGGAGACCTCTCACTGCCGGCGCTAATACGCCGTATGATCAGCAGTGAGGAGGCATGGGCGGCAGTGGCTTCCTTTAGCGTCACCGTTCTGACGCAAAAGGAAGCCGCAGAACGATCGCGCGAGGACGACGCGAACTCGCTTCCTCAGCGCCGAAGGAGGCCAGGTAGGCGGAGAAGAGCCTTCGCAGCTAGGATAATGCCGCCTTAA
- the LOC134667156 gene encoding serine protease easter-like — protein sequence MILRLLLCFVCVAGFSGALITKEICIKCVPIKDCLVFGNLTKAEQKRWTADFACTLPKLDTEVDYGIAPYAKGAYICCPHTNTANFANRRTESHAPQISTKHPRSVEKYDSTPNPEYDRQRQTENVWMNQDQQNDNEKEYDSQRMPFWQQGPFDTSFFNRPNRPMQSMFGSNPFQNPYFMGKPRTQPSQRGPSGRTGGSGQSSGGFGQSSGGFGQNTGGFGQNSGGFGQNSRGFGQSSGGNGQCSALTSFPPEPNKGCCGRDVSDADRIIGGKTTEIDQFPWTVLLNSKFTNGRTTAEFSCGGSLISARYVLTAAHCLYDETSRLSDVEIYLAEYDKRTFPRDCMISPGEGRRCIENIAMRAEDVVLHPQYDDTRLQNDIALIRLRGTAPYTDYIRPICLPLINVDSPDFSNLPLSVAGWGRNGRYRSDVKQSTVVNLVPQGECKRHYPHLTRRHLCAAGHTGEDTCKGDSGGPLMMLHRGKYFVAGIVSGKRADSPCGSQVPSLYTNVFNYLDWIRANIRN from the exons ATGATACTGAGATTATTATTGTGTTTTGTGTGTGTGGCTGGTTTTAGTGGGGCGCTAATAACAAAAG aAATTTGCATAAAATGCGTCCCCATCAAAGACTGTCTGGTGTTCGGGAACCTGACCAAGGCAGAACAAAAGCGGTGGACGGCTGACTTCGCTTGCACCCTTCCTAAGCTGGATACCGAGGTCGACTACGGGATAGCTCCTTACGCCAAAGGAGCCTAT ATATGCTGCCCTCACACGAACACTGCTAACTTCGCTAACCGTAGAACAGAAAGCCATGCTCCGCAAATCAGTACAAAACATCCAAGATCTGTTGAAAAATACGATTCAACGCCAAATCCTGAATATGACAGGCAAAGACAGACAGAGAATGTATGGATGAATCAGGACCAACAAAATGATAATGAGAAAGAATACGACAGTCAAAGAATGCCGTTTTGGCAGCAAGGTCCGTTTGATACAAGTTTTTTTAACAGACCGAACAGGCCTATGCAGAGTATGTTTGGTAGTAATCCGTTTCAAAACCCTTATTTTATGGGTAAGCCGAGGACGCAACCGAGTCAGAGAGGGCCGAGTGGCCGCACAGGCGGATCTGGGCAGAGTTCGGGTGGATTCGGACAAAGTTCGGGTGGATTCGGGCAGAATACGGGTGGATTCGGACAAAATTCTGGTGGATTCGGGCAAAATTCCCGTGGATTCGGACAGAGCTCGGGTGGAAATGGGCAATGCTCGGCTTTGACAAGTTTCCCGCCGGAACCGAATAAGGGCTGCTGCGGACGGGATGTTTCTGATGCTGACAGGATCATAG GTGGAAAGACAACTGAGATCGACCAATTCCCGTGGACGGTGTTACTCAATTCAAAATTCACGAACGGAAGAACAACGGCGGAGTTCAGCTGCGGTGGGTCCCTAATCAGCGCACGCTACGTGCTGACTGCCGCTCACTGTTTATATGACGAAACCTCCCGATTGTCTGA TGTCGAAATATATCTAGCGGAATACGACAAACGCACTTTCCCTCGCGACTGCATGATCAGCCCTGGTGAGGGTCGCAGGTGCATCGAGAACATAGCCATGCGAGCTGAAGATGTGGTGCTACACCCTCAGTACGATGACACGAGGTTACAGAATGATATAGCCTTGATACGGCTGAGAGGAACTGCGCCATACACAG ATTACATTCGCCCAATCTGCCTACCTCTCATCAACGTCGACAGCCCCGACTTCTCCAACCTCCCCCTCTCCGTGGCCGGATGGGGCCGGAACGGCCGCTACCGGTCCGACGTCAAGCAATCCACCGTAGTCAACCTAGTGCCCCAAGGAGAGTGTAAGCGGCACTATCCGCACCTGACGCGCCGCCATCTTTGCGCGGCGGGACACACGGGGGAGGACACGTGCAAGGGGGACTCGGGTGGGCCTCTCATGATGTTGCACAGAGGGAAGTACTTCGTCGCGGGGATCGTGAGCGGGAAGAGGGCGGACTCACCTTGCGGCTCACAAGTGCCTTCGCTCTATACTAATGTTTTCAACTATTTGGATTGGATTAGGGCTAACATCCGGAATTAG